The DNA region agaagaaacaagaagaaTAGGACAAATAGGAACTTCACTTATGAAAGGAAACCTTACAATGAGATGTCTTCTACATGCCTCTAGGACTCTTTATATAGCATCACAAATGATAAGAGCACGAACAcaagatccataaaaataggatctagatgagatccataaaaataggatctagaccaagtaataactaattatcaagataataaaatataaaaaaaatgacgtGGAGAGGATTATTTCTCACACTGCTGTGTCGCTGATAACTAAAAGCAAAGGGATAAGGAGAGGGCGAAACGTAAGTAGATTGGAATTGAATAAGGATTGCTGTGTCGATTGACAGGTGACATACCGAATGACTCACTCATTGGTTCATGCCTTCTATTCATTTGCCGGATGACACTTTATGCCGAGGACTGTCGAGATGGTGCTCTGGTGTGTGTGGCTGCAAGGGAAGGGGAGGGCAAGACAAGCGCCAACAGGAAGACAGTCAAAGCAGCATTAATGTGTGCTCTCGTAACGGTGAAGGACTAGCTAGAGATGCATGCATGGTGCCATGGCGACTCTCCAATTCCTGGAAATTTGCAGCACTATTTATTCTGGACTAGTAAAAAAAAGCAACAAAGAGCATGTATTATTTGCAACAACACTTCAAAGGAAATATAACTATTGTTGCAGAGGTGATCAGGTGGAACCAATAAACATTGAAGATTGAGCAGTTAATTAGCTTTTGAAGGTTAATTACTCTCAGCCTTGCTTTGCTAAACCACTTCCACCGAGAAACTTTCATGGGAAGGAAGAAGGGTGGCGTTACAGGAGCCGAGGATGAGGAACATCTTCGTCATGATCATCCCTCCATGTTTGAATTCCTAGATCCGCCACTGCAtgggaattaaaaaaaattatggtctTTATGTTCCAAACAACGACTACATGTTTTCTATCCGATCAATCAACAGATCACTTATCTAGTTGATTGATTGCTGCAACTTTTAGCCTGCTAATGAATTTGTTAATCGACTGCATCTGCTTCCAATTGACTGTCTAATTCCCAATGGATTTCAACTTGACAAATCCAATTTTCTAGTTCTATACTTCATATATCACCTAAAAACTCATATTAGTCCTTGTCAGATGATCTTCTAGCTTTCAGTTGTCATCAATCGTACATTTGTTCACcagttaattgttttttttttctagtcTATTATTTAATCCGGATTTACTCTTATATTGTATAAAGGATCGATCATCTTTAGAATTAGTACGTTTAAAGAgctgaattataaaaaaaaaacataaatatatagaAATATTATATTGATTGATTTAACTAACAGTTTACTCAATCTAACCTTCGGTTAACTAGATCATCGATTTTGACCAACTCCACCATCAAACCCTCACCTAAGTTCACTTGAAATCTTGTACTGGTAGGTTCTTATCTCACTTAGAGTTCCTTGCCAAAAGGTCATATATGCCTCTAGGCATCTTCATCTTACTAAGAGGCATTGCCTTGAGGACTTCTCTTGTCAAGAGGCCATTTCTCTGGATCTTCCTTTACCAAGAGATTTTATCTTTGAGATTCCATTATTTAGTTATTTTATATTGCTCAATCTTGACCTATCAAGATTTTCACTTGCAAGTATCTATTCAACCTAAACTTATTATGAATGTTCACTTCTCAAACATTTTGTCAATCTCGATTAGACTAAACTTGCCAATacctataaaaaaattttcattttcaaagccTATTAGTCTTCATTCAGTACTGCCAACCCCTATCGAATTTTTCTAATGACAATACTTGCCGGACTTCATTCATTGTCAACACTTGTTGAACTTCTTCCATTACCAACAAGTGTTGGCCTTCTTCTATTGCCAATGCATGTTgaacttctatttttttttttttgtcgaatATTCAGTCAATTTTTATCAATTTTGACACGACATATTAGCCTAACATAAACACTTAAAAGTCAATTATATACCTtcgatcaaatatcaaaatacctTAGTCTAATAGGATGAAGCTAAAGCATGATTGCACTAACAAAACCTATTGACATTTAGATAAACACTATCTTAATTAGGattttagaaatgtatgaaaaagaaacaaagatcGTGACAAACGAAGAGTTTATTACTAACTCCTCTTTCAAATATATTAGTTTATTACTATCTCCTTGTAACAAAAACAATAGCTTTGAGAATAAATTAGGTGAAAAAAAATACCTTCCACGAGGTATTGTATGTTCTCCGTTtcaaatttaaagaaaaaggaattgaAGCATGTTTTAAGGAAGACTATGGAAGCCATTGAATGGAACAATGATAAGGAAGAAAAAGATGTGGATGAACAAGAAGTGTAAGAAAGGCTTTCATTCCCTTATATATGTTACATAGTTCAcaaaagtattatttttttatttttttgataattcagATATCCACTAGAGGAAACTGTCATGTAGTATATTAGTATATAGTTGAAATTCAAATTATGGATAAGAGTCAGGCTAGATTTTGAAGGATccgatgaaaaataaaaaaagtccctttatttatatagatgtTTACTATTTTATAGATGTCAAGATGTTTACTTTATATTTAAAGATTTTAAGATTTACTAAGATAGAAATAGGAAAAGATCTCAGGAGAAAGATCCTTCGTGAGTATTTTTGTTGGACACTTATTAAAAAACATTGTTTtagatttgtttatttattttttttctaaacacGAATTAAtatttactttaaaaaatatatataaattccataaaaaaaaaaagtgggccccaccttttaaatttatttttagtgtCCTAATATATTTTCATCGTAAAAATACTTTATTCCAGTGCTATTGTAATAATATGACCATAGTTATACAACTTATTAAGGAAAACTAACTCAACTTAATCATAATTACTATACATAGAGtgctgatttttttattttttttatcaacattgtaaaaaaaaattaacttgatcaaaatagttttaatttgatcaaaatcACCTTAAATTATTATAGcaatattttgataaattgataGAGAACATTTTATAAAAGAGTGCtctatatattataattttaaataaattggagaaaTAGGTTATGgtattatttttacatttttttacaggagcatttttattttttaacaagAACTGTACTGACAAGCTAAGTgttcttctaaattttttttaataaaacctGAAAGGATGATGTTTCTTTTTATTGGAATTGTAAAAACTATCGTTTTCATTTATGATTGGAGTAATATCTCAATCCGTCTCACCTcattttcaatttcaaaaatatttttattttcgaCACTGTTAAAACACTTATGAGTCTACTgcaacatataaaaaaaataacttcaaTATAATTATATGATCCATAATTACTAGtacaattggatttttttttttgaaaatatgtttttttatttttggaggATGTAAATGCAAATTGAAATTATCATTTCCACCCCTAGGGCTATGATGTAATTACTGATGATCGACGAAAAAATTTTATAGGACAAGATCAATCATCCCATGACTAACTGAGTTTATATAATTGGAATAGTTAAGATCGTAGCTACTCTAAGATATAAGGTTAACAAAGATAAATTATCTAGGtagtaattataatttataattattacaatataatatcaatattgatctataataaaatagaatcagtacaataaaatattattaatattttgatcaaaattaaaatGTCCCCATTGCAGCAATTATGAATTACAGTCAGGACAactaaaaataaagaatattttggagaataaaaataaaaggtgATGGGATGGATTATTatttcaattataaatataaaaacaaCACCCTTTCAATAATTTAAATAGAAAGACacgtttttttaaaatatatttttactcataTATATATACGGAAATGTTAGCCTGCGGTGCTTATGCTGCGGCATCGGTGCAGTTTAGTCCACGTATATTCCTGATcagtctctggaccgatcaggaaacctcctgatcagtctacagaccgatcagggaaactcctgatcggtcagggaacctcctgaccgatcagggaaatttctgatcggtctgtagaccgatcagaaaatgatctgatcagtctacagaccgatcaagaggttccctgatcggtcaccagatcgatcagggaGGTAACCGCATCAAAATCGCAAGAAATATATCGCAGGAGATCATttctccatatatatatatatatatatatatatatatatatattaattaaggaGAACAATCCACACCCCATGGCAAAGATGCAATGATAACCATGATTGGTAGCATCCGATGGTTGGCTGGTGGCACCTGCCCTATGCATCTAGATACAATCCAACCTACTAGCTAAGCTACCCCTCAACTGTTGGCCAGCAGAATCCAAGCACAGTCAGTAGAACCTCCTCGTGCACATATTTTGCATGCCTGCCTTCTTTCTTCCAACGTGGTCCATTCCCCCCTACCTAATTCAAAACTTTGCTCCTACGCTACATTAAACCCACCGCTGCATAATGCCTACGCTGCAGCGGCACTGATCATTAGCAAAGCGTGCGCCTAAAGCTTCGCATCAACAGTTCAACCGTCCCATCCAAAAATGACAGAAAGAAGGAAAGAAACGAACGAACAAAGAAATTACTGATTTGGTACAACAATTCAATTGTTACTGTTTGGTTAGCCGAACCAGAATGAATGAAGCGAGCAGCTACCAAAACCCAACCGCCGCACTGCGACGCTGTCATTTGTTGGGGCCGTTGAGGGTGAGGCATCCTCCTCGCCACTTACCGccgaatcgatccatcgatcgctCGGTCGGTCGGTCACATTGCTCGCCTGCTTCGCGTTTTCCATGTTTCGTCGGCTCAGCTGATTGGCTGCCATCTTCTTCCGAAAGGGACAAACCGTACCTAATCTGTCACCACCGATCAATCATTCGCCGAGCGCGAGCGGCTCTGGAGGTGTCGTGGGCCACGCCCGCTGAGCGAGGGTGCGCGCGGTGACCTCATGTCTCACGCGCCATGGCCGTGGCCTTAAATTAATGTTCGCGGGTGCACTTCTGCGCTCGGCCGCCAACGAGCAAGTGGCCGATGGCCACCCCAAATGCCATTGCTGCCTCGTGGCGGTTTTCGACTTTTGTGGGTATAAAATAAATCTTTCGCCTTCTCCACTCCGCCATTGACATTTTTCTTGTCCTCGGGGGTCCTCTGTTTCGGGGGTAGGATGAGGATCGGGAGGTGGAGTCGGGGGCCGCTCATCGGCCGCGGATCCTCCTCCGATGTCTCCGTCGCCACCGACCTTTCCTCCGGAAATGTCTTCGCCGTCAAGTCGGCGGAGCTCTCGCGCTCGGCCTCCCTGCAGCACGAGCAGAGGATCCTCGCGTCCCTGGATTCGCCTTACGTGGTCACTTGCTTCGGGTTCGATGTCAGCTCCGATTGGGCCTCGGGAAGCCGCAGCTACAACCTTTTGTTGGAGTACGCGGCGAGGGGATCGCTGGCGGACGACGTGGCGAAGCGGGGCGGGCGGCTGGAGGAGGCGGCGATTAGGTCCAACGCCGGAAGCGTGCTCCGGGGATTGGCTTACCTCCACTCGAGCGGGGTCGTCCACTGCGACGTCAAGGGGCGGAACGTCCTGATTGGCTCCGACGGCACCGCCAAGCTCGCCGACTTGGGATGCGCCCGCCGGATTGGGGAAGAGCGCGGCGGAATACGGGGCACGCCCATGTTCATGGCGCCCGAAGTGGTCCGCGGGGAAGAGCAGGGGCCGCCGGGCGACGTGTGGGCCCTCGGCTGCACCGTGATCGAGATGGCCACCGGGCGGGGGCCGTGGCCCGACGTCTCCGACCTCGCGGCCGCGCTTCACCGGATCGCTTTCTCGCCGGATGTTCCGGAGCCCCCTGGCTGGCTATCCCGCGAGGGGAAGGACTTCTTGAGCAAGTGCTTGGTGAGGGATCCCCGGGAGCGGTGGACGGCGGAGCAGCTCCTCCAGCACGAGTTCGtgagctcctcctcctcctcaccgtcGGGAATGTCAAAATCGGACGTCGAGCGGCGGTGGGTGTCCCCGAAGAGCATTCTCGACCAGGCAATGTGGGAGACGCTACCGGAAGGGGAGGACGAAGCCGACGAACGACCCTCGGCGGGTGATCCGTCGACGAGGATGGAGCAATTAATCGGCGGCCACAATCCTTGCTGGAGATGGGGCGACGATTGGGTGACGATCAGAAGCAACGGCGACCAATTCTTGGAAGAATTCACATGAGCCGAGCCGAGTCCGATCACTAGCAACATTGATCGATGATTCACGTAAAACAGAAGATAGTTTTTCGTGGTAATTCTAATTGTTTCAGTTTCAAGGAAAGAAAGATGAACAGTGGATAAAAATTGAGATTTTGTTGTATTAATTTTATTCTGTTCTTTCTTTTCTTGGCTCATTTAGATTTGGTCGGCTCGTGACTTTTTGGTCATTGGCTGTGTAGAATTGTATATGAGAAAGGTAAAGGGCCATGGCCATGGGTATGGGCATAAAGTAAGGGGAAGGAGGAAGAGTTGGAGGTTGGCAATGGTTGCTTTTCTGTTCGAGATCACTTTCCTTGGAATGGAGATTTCCACTGAGCACGGAGAAGAATCTGAAACTTGGTCGGTGATCATCAATCGTTTCATACAGTGAGAAGATGACAGGACAAAAGCCTATCTGCCTGCCTAATCAGTGAGGAGAGATTGTGCTGCCACTGTACTGCATctgcattgctctgctttggagATATTGTAAATCCAAACATCTTGATAAATCCCATACGATCTGGTATGGACAATGACGATGAGTGCAGCCATTATTATATTAGTAGATAACAGGAGGTAATGACAATAAATTGGTTACCAAGCAATGTGTTACAAGAGGTACTGATGTGGATTGTATTAGATTCTTCCCCCATCTCCGTTGATCAGAGTATTCTCTCGGGTCTGCTGATCAGACTTTCCTCTCGGGCATACACTCGATCTATCCATCGGACGTCCGGTTCAATCTAACACTCCTCTCCTTATGTTTTATGTCCTTCGACCCAACTATCTCGATAATACATGGTTTAACATAGCAACAACGCGTAGGTTGTCGAAGCATGAGGGATATGAGTTGTCAAAATACGTAAAGTAGTATAGTCGTTATAGTGTGATCCCATAAGATCTTCTATGGTACAAAACGTGAACAATATGAACTTCTGATATGACGATgtaatattttttctattggaGTATGATATTTCATCAATTAATACCCGTAGAGATAATATGCCTTTTTTACATCATGGATGTTCTTGTCTACAGTCAGCAAAGATGAACAGCTAATGAGATGACAAGTGCATTAGCTGACAAGTGCACTGACAGCAAGAAGACCTTGAACGAGAAGAGTCTTCAACCACGAGGGAGCCCTTCACGTCACATAAAATGGAGGGAGAAGAAAACATTAGTAAATGGACCAAGGAGGAATTCCTGGCACAGTCACTCTGACACTAAAGTTAGTAAGGAGGATCAATAAGAATAAGTGAAGAATAGTGATTAGAAATAATGAAGAGTCACCGGAAAAGCTTGTCTACGTGTGAGGAAGGGACCCCTTATAGTGTCATTTTTCATAGCACATATAACGAGGCATATTGCTATAATAAGACCAGCCATACTAGCATATTATCATCCTGCCCTAATTGTACCGACCCA from Zingiber officinale cultivar Zhangliang chromosome 4B, Zo_v1.1, whole genome shotgun sequence includes:
- the LOC121976891 gene encoding mitogen-activated protein kinase kinase kinase 17-like is translated as MRIGRWSRGPLIGRGSSSDVSVATDLSSGNVFAVKSAELSRSASLQHEQRILASLDSPYVVTCFGFDVSSDWASGSRSYNLLLEYAARGSLADDVAKRGGRLEEAAIRSNAGSVLRGLAYLHSSGVVHCDVKGRNVLIGSDGTAKLADLGCARRIGEERGGIRGTPMFMAPEVVRGEEQGPPGDVWALGCTVIEMATGRGPWPDVSDLAAALHRIAFSPDVPEPPGWLSREGKDFLSKCLVRDPRERWTAEQLLQHEFVSSSSSSPSGMSKSDVERRWVSPKSILDQAMWETLPEGEDEADERPSAGDPSTRMEQLIGGHNPCWRWGDDWVTIRSNGDQFLEEFT